Proteins encoded in a region of the Perca fluviatilis chromosome 6, GENO_Pfluv_1.0, whole genome shotgun sequence genome:
- the bag4 gene encoding BAG family molecular chaperone regulator 4, whose product MHHHQMQSNPKPDSENTNGTWTNSMDASQYPGYPSHYWYPQTHSSGHYANSYPSGSEVQPQYNPQVMPAGYPNGHGVYSPAQTQYPASGFHPSNPFYCADAQRPAPGPYPNQGGPAEQSSGPSGQPHSQHQHHHYPGPHCQGAPGYPPGAYPHYSEGGHASPPYPPGQPLHPNPQADAWAHSGAYAPPQQPWPPGQQPPQNHYGNPVRPAHPPAWPGTGTGAPPPYQPKEQQQPRAPQAGPKPRPNPSLNPPSAKPAEISSPPQLYNNNKQGRGEPSPSPQPQAQTQTQPQAPLSDNPGLAKVQQVMARMLLLQEDVDEFVGRKTDKSYRYLEELLTKELLELDSVETQGQDSVRQARKDAVQKIQAILDRLERKAF is encoded by the exons ATGCATCATCATCAAATGCAGTCAAATCCTAAACCCGACTCTGAAAACACTAACGGGACCTGGACTAACAGCATG GACGCTTCTCAGTACCCTGGTTACCCGTCCCACTACTGGTATCCTCAGACTCATTCCTCAGGACATTATGCAAACAGCTATCCCTCAGGATCAGAGGTCCAGCCACAGTACAACCCACAG GTAATGCCTGCAGGTTATCCAAACGGCCACGGTGTCTACAGCCCAGCGCAGACTCAATATCCGGCGAGTGGTTTCCACCCGTCCAACCCTTTCTACTGTGCGGACGCTCAGAGGccggctccaggtccgtatccGAACCAGGGCGGTCCAGCGGAGCAGAGCAGCGGGCCGTCCGGGCAGCCACACTCTCAACACCAACATCATCACTATCCTGGTCCACACTGCCAAGGG GCTCCTGGATATCCTCCCGGTGCGTACCCTCACTACAGCGAAGGGGGCCACGCGAGCCCCCCGTACCCCCCCGGCCAGCCTCTCCACCCAAACCCCCAGGCCGACGCGTGGGCGCACTCTGGCGCCTACGCCCCCCCGCAGCAGCCGTGGCCGCCCGGCCAGCAGCCTCCACAGAACCACTACGGGAACCCCGTCCGTCCAGCGCACCCCCCAGCATGGCCCGGGACGGGAACCGGGGCTCCGCCTCCCTACCAGCCCAAG GAACAACAGCAGCCGCGCGCTCCACAGGCGGGACCCAAACCGCGGCCCAACCCCTCGCTGAATCCCCCGAGTGCAAAGCCTGCCGAAATAAGCTCGCCCCCGCAGctgtacaacaacaacaaacagggGCGAGGTGAGCCCAGTCCTTCGCCCCAGCCCCAGGCCCAGACCCAGACCCAGCCCCAGGCCCCGCTGAGCGATAACCCGGGCCTGGCCAAGGTCCAGCAGGTCATGGCGAGGATGCTTCTGCTCCAGGAAGACGTGGACGAGTTTGTCGGCAGAAAGACGGACAAGAGCTACCGGTACCTGGAGGAGCTGCTGACCAAAGAGCTGCTGGAGCTGGACTCGGTGGAGACTCAGGGACAGGACAGCGTCCGGCAGGCCCGGAAGGACGCGGTGCAGAAGATCCAGGCCATCCTGGACCGGCTGGAGAGGAAAGCCTTCTGA